Within the Eleginops maclovinus isolate JMC-PN-2008 ecotype Puerto Natales chromosome 5, JC_Emac_rtc_rv5, whole genome shotgun sequence genome, the region GTAAACcagaaaaagcaattaaaactTAGCTCTACCTCACTCATGTTAATGTTGTACACACAATATTAGAAACACCTCTCAGTGTAATACAATGCATATGCAAAGCGCTTGTATAACCTaagcaatacaattaaataagtTGATCAACAAGtaaaggctttttttaaagacttataTCTTTTGTGATCTTGCTATTGCATATTAGAGTTGTTGATTTTAAAGTCTGAGATAAATAAGTAACATTTGGTATTTTAAGCACTTAATAAAAAGTGAACCCTAAGCAAGGTATTTCTTTGTGTATTAATTTTTTCTGAAGTTCCTGCTGTTAAAGACAGAAAgaatctaaaatatattttagttatCAAAAGAATATTTCCAATATCAAGAAGGAACCTCCGTGCTCTACTCTTACACTTTAGTAACCATCACTGTGAGATGGTGCTCTTGTGTGGTTTGTGATGCAGCCTGCCCCAACCCTCAAGCTGACATACTTTAATTATCTCCGTCTGATCTCTGCAGCTCTCCTCCCCCAAAGATCGTGTTCAATCGTCTGAACGGGAAGCGTTACCACGGTGCAGCCACACAGAAGAGCCCCTGCCCTGCAGAGGGATTCACTCCTGCACATGAAGAGAACGTCAGATTTGTGCATGAAGGTGAGGGTTGCAGGATCAATACATGATTGGATGTGAGTCACTGAGCAAAGTCAGAGCTCCAGGGCCAATCCTGAAGCAGTTAAGAGTTTGGGAGATCCTTCCGTCACAGGTAATTAGATGGAAACTAGGACGCTGTAGCGGGGCAGATAATGTGGTCTTAATTATCTACAACAACTTCCTGGTTGAGCAGCTGCAATGTTGTGAGGGAGGGAAAGTTGGTTGTTGGCTGTGGGGTCACAATTTGaaccattttaaaaaaatctaaagagGCAGAGCTTTATAAATTAGAGCAGAAATAATTATTCACCTAACTGATCAATAGAAAATGATTCGGCAACTGTTTGAATCTTGTTTTGAATGTCATTTCTTAAGAGAAATTCTATACAGCCTACCAGAATCTATAGGACATGGTGTAAACAACAGGAAGATGGCTAGTCCTGAGTAGTTATTAGAAGTGGCTTCAAAACAgtataaatcattaaaaatctACAAAGATTTTAATTCCAGCTCTGCAAAAGCACCCCATCTTAAGTTTTCTTCACTACCAGATAGAAATAAATGACTTGCCGAGCTGAAGAGGTTATCTGAGGTTCTCATGGACTGCTGCCAGTACAGACTGCTTCGTGGCGTCCATTCATGACCTTCTATTGTgactatactatgactttttatgGCATTTAAATTGCATACTATACTGTGGCATTCAGCATTTAGTGGCCATACTCAGACttatttaaacacactgaactgtgacatttatttttgatttcctTAATTTCTAATTGCAACTCTAGAACTAGGGACATCCCAGGAGCATTATTGCTCTATTGGCCTTGCTGGAGGTTTCTAGTTTTGTCTGAGAAACAACCACAGATGTTTGATATACTCTTGTTTGCAATGGGAGTACAGTAAGGGGCTCTAATTAGTGACAACCCTTGTTGTGAAACAAGGCTGCCTCcatttacacatacagtggggcaaaaaagtatttagtcagccaccaattgtgcaagttctcccatttaaaaagatgagagaggcctgtaatttttatcataggtacacttcaactatgagagacagaataagaaaaaaaaatccaggaaatcacattgtaggatttttaaagaattaattggtaaattcttcggtaaaataagtattgggtcacctacaaacaagcaagatttctggctctcacagacctggaACTTCTTCTTttagaggctcctctgtcctccacccgttacctgtattaatggcacctttttgaactcgttatcagtataaaagacacctgtccacaacctcaaacagtcatactccaaactccactatggccaagaccaaagagctgtcaaaggagaccagagacaaaattgtagacctgcaccaggctgggaaaactgaatctgcaataggtaagcagcctggtgtgaagaaatcaactgtgggagcaattattagaaaatggaagacatacaagaccactgctaatctccctccatctggggctccacgcaagatctcaccccgtggggtcaaaatgatcacaagaacggtgagcaaaaatcccagaaccacacggggggacctagtgaatgacctgcagagagctgggaccaaagtaacagaggctaccatcagtaacacactacgccgccagggacataaatcctgcagttccacacgtgtccccctgcttaagccagtacatgtccaggcccgtctgaagtttgctagagggcatttggatgatccagaagaggattgggagaatgtcatatggtcagatgaaaccaaaatagaactttttggtaaaaactcaactcgtcgtgtttggaggagaaagaatgcagagttgcatccaaagaacaccatacctactgtgaagcatgggggtggaaacatcatgctttggggctgtttttctgcaaagggaccaggacgactgatccgtgtaaaggaaagaatgaatggggccatgtatcgtgagattttgagtgaaaacctccttccatcagcaagggcactgaagatgaagcgtggctgggtctttcagcatgaccatgatcccaaacacaccgccagggcaacgaaggagtggcttcgtaagaagcatttcaaggtcctggagtggcctagccagtctccagatctcaaccccatagaaaatctttggagggagttgaaagtccgtgttgcccagcgacagccccataacatcactgctttagaggagatctgcatggaggaatgggccaaaataccagcaacagtgtgtgaaaacctggtgaagacttacagaaaacgtttgacctctgtcattgccaacaaagggtatataacaaagtgttgagatgaacttttgttattgaccaaatacttattttccacaatcatttgaaaatacattctttaaaaatcctacaatgtgatttcctggatttttttttctcattctgtctctcatagttgaggtatacctatgatgaaaattacaggcctctctcatctttttaaatgggagaacttacACAATTGGtagctgactaaatacttttttgccccactgtacaacTGGTTTAGTGGTATGTGTTCTCTTTACTGTAAGTTAATAATGTGTTGCTGGAAGTTTGTGGAAGGGTCTTATCCTTGAACACAGTGCCAACACCTTGAGGCTTATCAGGGGGTGAAGTTGGAAAACGTTCAGTTACAGGAAAAAACACGAACACCGTTAAACAGTTTAGCTTTCTTACAACTATTTATATTATCTGTGGACAGCTCAATGTCAGCTGATGCTTTGATTCATTTCCAGAActggaaaaaagggaaagtttCATACAAGAAGCAATTCTTACTAAGTAATTTAGTacgtatgtttgttttttacttgcaGCATGGCAGGAGGTGGAGCAGAAGATAGGAGACGGTGGGGAATGTACTGAGAGCCAGGGGCCCATTCAGTACACTGAGAAGACCCCCAGTGTGGCGATGAAGAGTGAGTACTTGCATCTCCATTTTTTCACATGGATCATTTTGATTAGCACACAATTCCAATTCATTCACCTGCTACAATTATCCAAAGAATTCAACAGTAAATCCACCCTTATTACATCTAATCTGCTGTTTTATAGCAACTATTTTTATAACGTTCTTCCTGCTTTGTAACCCCTCTGAACTTTGAGCCATAATCGTGCcgtgtttttattattcctgtTGTTTTAACCACGGCAGGAAAGACAAATGGCTGCTCTCATCTTCCCGCAAGAATCACGTTGTTTTTTTCCGCTCAGCTTTATCTGTAACCAGAGGTTAGCTGTTGTAATActctgctttaatgtttaaCTCTTCTTCTGTTGGTGAGAAGCAGATAAACCAGCCCTGACCGCTGTGCTGATAGTAGTGTGTCATGTCTTGAATCTCACACCTGTCTGCTCCGGTTCTCCTGTGGCTCACTGCCCGATGAATTGTGACGGATTcattaagaaataaaagagtattttttattgaatttatttttgattaagtCTACGTCCAGCACCAACATGAGGATAAAAATTGGGGTTGTGAGTGAAGTGTCaattttttttggtttatgaTTTAAATACCTGCAAAACTACATTTCCTTCAGGCTTCAAcagttgtgacattgcagaagcttgtggaaacgatgccacagtgaatgcgtgccgtaatcaaagctaaaggcggtccaacgaatataaGAGTGTGAGCTTTTTTTtaggccaggcagtgtattattCAATGTCATTTTAGCATACTATACAAGTGCAGCCTCACAGAgcagctagcatggctgtagattcaagattcaagattcaagaagctttatttatcccgagggaaattgagacTATTTGTCTggtttaaacatttataaatgtccTATCTGTTTGTCTCAGGTAACTTCACGAGTTACTCAGTAAAAGAATAAACTTCTATGCTTGGTTGCTCTTTTAAACCATTTGATTCGttctaaaatgaaataaaaacaggggGCTCAAAATGCAGCCCTGTTGTGCTCCAGTGTTTAGTAATTACTAATTACTAATTAGCCAATCAACCATTGATGCCGGATCATTCtttttctgctctgtttttgtttctttgcagaCTTTGTGCCCATAGACCTGGAGGAGTGGTGGGCTCAGCGCTTCCTTGCCAACATTGCCAATCTGTCTTGACTGAGTGAGGCTTTGAGGCGGGACAGGAAGCACCACGTCGATGCTCCCTTATGAGGACATCATAAGAGCGAAGAGGAGGCAAGTGAGTCTCCAGGCTCTGCGGTGCAAAAGGGTTGTGCATAATTTGATTTGATGCCCTGTGATTCAAGCTGCTGTAGAGATAACTGGGTGCACAACACAAACTTCCCCCCCTGCCGCTGATGCAACAACAGCGAGCTGACTGAACTCTGACAGCGCTGACTCGAGGTTGCGCAGGTGGGAACAAAGTACCTGATAGAAGTTGTGAGCCAAGTGTTCTCAGCTGTTTGTAAGTCTCGGCTGATCTTTGGATAGAAATCTACTGAAgaccaaaaaaagtaaaatgtttttacaaaaaaaagtcttgtgtgttttcatttgtaatcAACCAGTGCACATTTTACAGATGGTTTTTCAATGCAAGGCTGTTGAGGTACCGTTTTCTTACTACCATCGCATGCACAAGTGGAGTGTGTCAAATCTATTGTGCAATATACCACCGCAACAttaaccattttttttattttcacagtggattcataatgcaaaaaaagttaaGTAACAAAACCTGCCGTAAATAAACATTGGTTCCTTTAAATAGTTTGCAAAAGCACGGTAAAAGCTGAAGGTCTTACTGTCCGAGCTCAAACATGGCCTCTTCTGCCTAATGTAATTTACAGACAAATGTTCAAAGAACTAGTT harbors:
- the mcrip2 gene encoding MAPK regulated corepressor interacting protein 2; its protein translation is MMYTITRGPSKLVTQRRTGPTQQIESKFSDLKLKPTSWLSSTSPPPKIVFNRLNGKRYHGAATQKSPCPAEGFTPAHEENVRFVHEAWQEVEQKIGDGGECTESQGPIQYTEKTPSVAMKNFVPIDLEEWWAQRFLANIANLS